From a region of the Fibrobacter sp. genome:
- a CDS encoding GIY-YIG nuclease family protein, giving the protein MGAGKVKNKVSKGMVYILTNDYIPGVIKIGYTTQPIENRLKELDKTGVPWPYKCYFAIKTNRYKEIEQYAHNTFADYRIRDNREFFKVSPEKAVAALRISGEQEIKFDDDAIDEFGKRVVSKHSQNFIKKRFNFEKYGIPVGAELSFTRDQNKKCVVVKGGNVSYNGTIYSLSKLALELMKELGYNWKYIQGPAFFSYDGTILTELKNKNEEE; this is encoded by the coding sequence ATGGGCGCAGGCAAAGTAAAAAATAAAGTTTCCAAAGGAATGGTTTATATCCTTACGAACGATTATATACCAGGCGTAATCAAAATAGGGTACACAACACAACCTATAGAAAATCGTCTGAAGGAATTAGATAAGACTGGTGTTCCCTGGCCATATAAATGCTACTTTGCAATTAAAACCAATCGATACAAAGAAATAGAGCAATATGCGCATAATACATTTGCAGATTATCGCATAAGGGATAATAGAGAATTTTTCAAGGTGTCTCCAGAAAAGGCTGTCGCCGCTTTGCGAATTTCTGGTGAACAGGAAATAAAATTCGACGATGATGCCATTGATGAATTTGGTAAACGTGTTGTCAGCAAACATTCGCAAAATTTCATAAAGAAGCGTTTCAACTTTGAAAAATATGGCATTCCAGTAGGTGCTGAACTCTCCTTCACTCGTGATCAGAATAAGAAATGCGTCGTTGTCAAGGGCGGGAATGTTTCCTATAACGGGACAATATATTCCCTTAGCAAACTTGCTCTTGAGCTAATGAAAGAGTTGGGCTATAATTGGAAATATATTCAAGGTCCGGCGTTCTTTTCGTATGATGGGACTATCCTTACAGAATTGAAAAATAAAAACGAAGAAGAATAA
- a CDS encoding class I tRNA ligase family protein, translated as MALAQIKKAVINRETLDAEKKNAMAILSHVLKNVIDLLHPVMPFITEELNGILFQGSELVISRAWPKADESLIDAKIEAAFDQAFAVVESVRGVRGRYNVSPATKLNAVVSVDDAATEASVKDCMAIITELSGLENLTVAVKAAKPKFSASAVVPGGELYIPLEGILDPAAEIARLEKEIEKAKAFAASIERKLSNEKFVNGAPEAVVNAERTKLATQQDIIAKNEAALKELK; from the coding sequence TTGGCGCTTGCGCAAATTAAGAAGGCTGTGATCAACCGCGAAACTCTGGACGCTGAAAAGAAGAACGCCATGGCAATCCTCAGCCACGTACTGAAGAACGTGATTGACCTGTTGCACCCGGTGATGCCCTTCATTACCGAAGAGCTGAACGGCATTCTGTTCCAGGGTTCCGAACTGGTAATCAGCCGCGCCTGGCCCAAGGCCGACGAATCTCTCATCGACGCTAAGATCGAAGCCGCATTCGACCAGGCTTTCGCCGTGGTGGAAAGCGTGCGTGGCGTGCGTGGCCGCTACAACGTGAGCCCCGCAACCAAGCTGAACGCCGTGGTGAGCGTCGACGATGCCGCAACGGAAGCCAGCGTGAAGGACTGCATGGCTATCATCACCGAACTTTCCGGTCTTGAAAACCTCACGGTCGCCGTGAAGGCCGCCAAGCCGAAGTTCAGCGCATCCGCCGTGGTGCCCGGTGGCGAACTCTACATTCCTTTGGAAGGTATTCTTGATCCTGCAGCAGAAATTGCTCGTTTGGAAAAAGAAATTGAAAAGGCCAAGGCATTCGCCGCTTCTATCGAACGCAAGTTGTCGAACGAAAAGTTTGTCAACGGTGCTCCGGAAGCCGTGGTGAACGCCGAACGCACCAAGCTCGCTACTCAGCAGGATATCATTGCCAAAAACGAAGCGGCATTGAAGGAACTGAAGTAA